Proteins encoded together in one Lathyrus oleraceus cultivar Zhongwan6 chromosome 5, CAAS_Psat_ZW6_1.0, whole genome shotgun sequence window:
- the LOC127081187 gene encoding uncharacterized protein LOC127081187 — protein MPAPIALETSRLASQVAPPVADLDRPADYQLLDDRIRSIEGFSAFGIDARDHCLVPNVVLPQKFKVSDLPKYKGPSCPRSHITMYCRKMASYIDNDKLLIHCFQDSLYRASLDWYMGLERSKIRSLRDLSEAFLKQYKYNLDMAPTRLQLQNQSQRSNETFKEYAQRWREITSRVWPTLSDNELVDIFMGTLQELYFEKMIGSLSTNFADMVTIGERLDSGMKSGKITDTTEPKTTNKRLHGGFAKKKEGEANAVTAKALPRYQFLIAPMPGQNQGQNNSGNFGNRPQFDKIPVPYAELVSYLIHLGAIVPRELPASSLPFNRSHNPNATCAFHAGYIGHSTEDCWALKKRIQELIDQEILSFSKEKPNVKTNPLPNHGGATVNVVIEEEDTESILRAEEVKTPMSVVLQRLEQFWFLEGVHDDCAVYEFYPDNSD, from the exons ATGCCTGCACCAATTGCTCTAGAAACTTCCCGACTGGCCAGTCAGGTCGCTCCTCCCGTTGCTGATCTGGACAGACCTGCAGATTATCAGCTCTTGGACGACAGAATAAGGTCCATCGAGGGTTTCTCTGCCTTCGGTATAGATGCTCGAGACCACTGCTTGGTCCCAAACGTGGTACTCCCACAAAAATTCAAGGTGTCTGACCTTCCAAAGTATAAGGGCCCCAGTTGTCCCCGCAGTCACATCACCATGTACTGCCGGAAAATGGCCTCATACATCGATAATGACAAACTCCTGATCCATTGCTTCCAAGATAGCCTGTATagggcttccttggattggtacatgggTCTAGAGCGCTCAAAGATCCGGTCATTGAGGGATCTCTCCGAGGCATTCTTGAAACAATATAAGTACAACCTTGACATGGCTCCAACAAGGCTACAACTACAGAATCAGTCTCAAAGATCTAAtgaaaccttcaaggaatatgctcaacgTTGGCGCGAAATAACGTCTAGAGTCTGGCCAACATTATCTGATAATGAATTGGTAGATATTTTCATGGGTACACTACAAGAGCTGTATTTTGAGAAGATGATCGGCAGTTTGTCAACAAACTTTGCCGATATGGTAACCATTGGGGAGCGTCTTGATAGTGGGATGAAATCGGGAAAGATCACAGACACGACCGAACCAAAGACAACAAATAAGAGGCTGCATGGGGGCTTCGCAAAAAAGAAGGAGGGGGAAGCAAACGCTGTGACGGCGAAGGCTCTCCCCCGATATCAATTTCTGATAGCCCCTATGCC GGGACAAAATCAAGGTCAGAATAATAGTGGCAATTTTGGTAATCGTCCCCAATTTGATAAGATCCCGGTACCATATGCAGAATTGGTGTCGTATCTGATTCACTTGGGGGCTATCGTACCAAGAGAACTTCCAGCATCCTCTCTTCCCTTTAATCGCAGTCACAATCCTAATGCCACATGCGCTTTCCACGCAGGGTATATAGGACATTCCACTGAGGACTGTTGGGCTCTCAAAAAGAGGATCCAAGAGTTAATTGATCAAGAGATTCTGTCTTTCTCCAAAGAAAAACCCAACGTGAAGACTAATCCCTTGCCAAACCACGGTGGCGCAACAGTCAATGTAGTGATCGAAGAGGAGGATACTGAATCTATATTAAGGGCCGAAGAGGTGAAGACTCCGATGTCCGTTGTGTTACAGAGGCTTGAACAGTTTTGGTTTCTAGAAGGTGTACATGATGATTGTGCAGTATACGAGTTTTATCCGGACAATTCCGACTAG